The Salicibibacter halophilus DNA window GGCCGGGGTTGGCGTGCAATTTGTTGTCGCGATTTTTGAGAGTGGCCAGCGTGCACCAACGATTGATATATCCATGGGTGTCCCATATCTCGCGATCCCGATTGCCGGGATCTTAATGACGATTCGATTGATTCAACAAATGCATCTCCTATTTAAAAACCGTGAAAAAGAGGTGAAACAGTCATGACCATTGCAATGTTAGTCATCAGTTTTTTTGTTTTTCTCTTTATCGGTGTTCCGATCGCGGTTTCATTAGGGTTATCAGCGTTAATTACCATTGTGTTCGCTACCGACCTCAATACGTCTATTATCGTTCAACAAGGATTTAATTCGCTCAATTCATTTCCGCTTATGGCGATCCCATTTTTCATCTTGGCAGGGGTGTTGATGGGAAAAGGCGGTGTTTCCAGCCGCTTGTTGGATTTGGCACGTGCATTAGTCGGTTTTTTGGCCGGTGGGCTTGCGATGGTGACGGTGACAGCCAGTATGTTTTTTTCGGCCATCTCTGGGTCAGGTCCTGCAGCTGTTGCCGCGATTGGTTCTTTTATGATCCCATCAATGAAGAAGAATAATTACGGCCATGGTTTTGCCGCCGCTATCACAGCGTCGTCTGGATCCATGGGTGTACTCATCCCGCCAAGTATTCCGTTCGTTATGTACGGGATTACCGGCAGTGTTTCCATCGGAGCTTTATTTCTCGCGGGGATTATACCGGGCATTATGGTCGGGGTAAGCTTGATGATCCTCGCTTATGTGATATCCAAGAAGGAAAATTACGCGGGGACGGGTGAGGTTCCGACGTTAAAAGATGTCTCTAAAGCGTTTTGGAACGCAAAATGGGCACTCCTCGTGCCTGTCATCATACTTGGAGGGATTTACGGCGGTTTCTTTTCGCCAACGGAATCTGCCGCAGTGGCAGCTGCCTATGCTTTCCTTATCGGTGCGTTTGTATATAGAGAATTGAAATGGAAGGATATATACGACTCATTTGCTGAAGCAGCACTGATTAACGCAACGACCGTTATCATCATTGGGTTTTCGATTTCATTCGCTTATGTATTGACCATTGAGCAGATCCCGGTGACGATTGCTGATTTTATAACGGGAATTTCTGAAAGCCCGTTTGTTATTCTGCTCATTATGTTAGTTGTTCTCCTTATCGTCGGTATGTTCATCGATACAATATCCGCGATTGTCGTTTTAACACCCATATTATTGCCGATCGCGACTGAAGTTGGCGTGGATCCGATACACTTCGGTGTTGTCATGGTCTTAAGTTTGGCTATTGGATTCGTAACACCACCACTAGGTGTAAACTTGTTCGTGGCAAGTGGTGTAGGAAACGTACATTTTGAAAGTATTGTAAGAGCTGCTATCCCGATGATTATCGTCATGATCCTTTGTCTCGTATTAGTCGCTGGCATCCCGGCGCTTTCCATGTTCCTTCCGGAAATATTCGAATAAAGGCTGAATCGCTTCTTCGACAATCCACTCAATCGTATTTTCTTTGGAGGTGCGTCGACGTTTATTCACCGGCATACATGGACATTGCCCTTAGTCTGAAAAATAGCGACAAAAAAGGAAGTCGATCAAGCTAAACTATGATAGAATAGAAGAACAATAGAACAAAATTCTCAGGGGTAGCGTTCACCTCGTTAACCTTCGTGTCTGTGGCCGTTCGTTGCTAACGGACAGAGGGGAGGTGATCCTCTATTACTGTTTTTGAAGCCTTGATGCTTTGTGTAGCTGTGTCTACACTTGTGTATTATGTAGCGTCAGATGCTAACAAAAAACGAAAGTAGCTACCCCTGAGATCCCAACCTCTGGGTAACTACTTCATGCTAAAAGCGTGAACGCTTATCCCTGAAGGATACGTTCTGTTGTAATGAAAGACCGTCGGTGTTAGCAGCACCTTCGGTCTTTTTTAGCCTATGTGTTTCTTATTTACAGTATACATAAATGTGCTTCTGATGGCAAGTTAGTGGCTTTGGATTTTCGGTATTTCCCTTCCGCCGCTATTTCAACTCAATCCCATATCCGGTTGTTTGCTGAATCGCTTCTTCGACTAGCTTTGCTTCTTCCGGTCCGGATCGGGTTTTTCTTCAGCTCCCATAACGAGGGGATACGTGTGACCGCTTCTTTTATAATTTCATTTTGTGTTGGGTTTTCTGCATATGTGACGGGGAAACCGGGCGATATGAAAGTTCCTCCAGATCGATTTCATGCCGTTTGGCCACTTCCGGTGAAATGAAGTGAACTTCCAAAACGATGTCGTTGCCCTGTCCTTTGAAGCTGATTTTATATAATGAAACATCGCAATCCTCTGTTCATTGTATTGTTTCTTCTCTGGCTTCATTATTTTCCATTTGCACGCTGCGATCCGTGACATCAAAGCGTTTTTTTGGTTGAGAGTGATTGGCTGTAGTTGAATTGCGATCGCTTTGACATTGTTATTTTCAGGGATGGTTGCTCGAACGTTTTTTCTGGAAAATGGATGGAGAAACTTTCGGGCACAGTTTCCCAGCCTGTTTTGTCGTTGATCGATGTTGTCATTTGCTGTTTTTGTTCATCGGTGTAAGCATCGGGGAAAGCAAAGGAAAGTGGCAGTTTTTCTCCTGATTGATCGGCCCAGCGGGTCGTCATGGCTTAAGAATTTGATAGATTCGATGATGACATAGATGCGGCTCCTTTCGATGTAAATCAATCCTACCTTTGGACACCTTCCTCGTTTTGGGGCGTAATTGTGTCCGAGCTAACCTTGCCTTCGGACAATTTATACTGTCTGAATCACAACACTGTCCAAGCTCTGTATGTATTCGGACAGTATCCCAGTATTTCCGCTTAACATTGTCCGAACCGGGGCTCTATCTATCATAAAAGTATGAGGATTTATAAATGTCACAAAACGTACTCACTAAAGTCACAAAATATCCATTAAAAATTGCTGACTTTTGAACTATACTTAAATTAGATACTAACATTTCATAAAAAGGGTGGGATCATTGTGATAGAAAGCTTGGCAGTAGAAATGATGAATATCACTGGTCCGTTTCTTTTGGTCGCATTCCTTCTGTTGATGGTTGTCATTTATATGCTCCCTACAATTGTCACTTTTGCAAGAGGTTTAGAAAGAAAGAGTTCGATCGCGGCTCTTAATTTACTCACTGGATGGACGCTTGCAGGGTGGATTGTATCCTTTGTTTGGGCGGTAAAAGAAGAGTGAATGAACAATGCTGATGTTTAAAAATGGAGCGGCATGATTTAAAGCCTGCTCCATTTTTGTTTTGGTAGCTGATTTCAAGGCAGTTAGAATAATAGACTTCATCAATAAAAAACCGTTCCTGAAAAGGAAGTCACCGTGTTGAAAAAATCGAAATCGTTACACGAAAAACCCCCGGGAGCTCGCGCTCACCCGGGGTGGTAATTCCTCACACCATCACCTTGCACATATCATTCGTGAACTCTACCGGATCCTCTACCGGCAGGCCTTCAATGAGCAGTGCCTGGTTGTACAGCAGGGTGGTGTACAGTTTCAATTTTTCTTGGTCGTTGTCGTAGGCGTCTTGCAAGGCTTTGAAAACATCATGGTTAACATTGATCTCCAAGACTTTGTCGGCGCTGATTCCTTGGTTGTTCGGCATGCTTTGCAGAACTTTTTCCATCTCGATGGATATTTCACCGTCCGACGACAAGACGACGGGGTGGGATTTCAGTCTTTTTGACGCTTTGACGTCTGTCACCTTGTCGGAGATTGCTTCCTTCATGGCGGCGAATACTTCTTTGTTTTCTTGTTCCTCTTCTTCCGCATTGTCGTCATCGCTTTCAATATCAAGGTCGCTGCTGGAGACGGACTTGAACTCTTTTTCCTTATAGTTCATGAGCATTTTGATCGCAAACTCATCGACTTCTTCGGTGAAATATAGGATTTCGTATCCTTTGTCCGCGACCAATTCGGTTTGCGGAAGTTTGTCGATTTTGTCATAGCTGTCGCCACTCGCGTAGTAGATGTACGTTTGATCTTCAGGCATTCGGGATACATATTCGTCCAACGTAACCAGTTTCTTTTCGGTGGAAGAATAGAACATCAATAAATCTTGCAGATCTTCTTTATTCATGCCGAAATCATTGTAAACGCCGAATTTGAGCTGTCTGCCAAACGCTTTGTAAAACTTCTCATAGGATTCACGGTCGTTTTTGGCCATCGTTTGCAGGTTGCTTTTGATTTTGTTTTTAATGTTCTTGGCGATCGTTTTTAGTTGGCGGTCGTGTTGCAGCATTTCCCTGGAAATATTTAAGGACAAGTCTTCGGAGTCGACCATCCCTTTTACAAAGCCGAAATAATCAGGGAGCAAGTCCGCGCTCTTGTCCATGATGAGCACGCCGCTGGAGTACAGTTCCAGGCCTTTTTCAAAATCGGCGGTGTAATAGTCGGGTGGTGCACTCTCCGGTATAAAAAGAATAGCGTCGTAACGGATCGAACCGTCCACGTTAATATGAATGTGTTTTAATGGTTTGTCGAAGCCGTACCGTTTTTCGGCATAAAAATTCTCGTAATCTTCATCCGTTAGTTCATTTTTATTCATTTTCCATATCGGCACCATGCTGTTGACCGTCTGTTCTTCCTGGTACTCTTCGTATTCATCTTCTTCGTCTTCTTTTGGCTGTTGCACGGTGACGTCCATCTTGATCGGGTAGCGAATGAAATCGGAGTATTTTTTAATCACCGTTTTTAATCCCTGTTCTTCAAGGAAATCATC harbors:
- a CDS encoding TRAP transporter large permease, yielding MTIAMLVISFFVFLFIGVPIAVSLGLSALITIVFATDLNTSIIVQQGFNSLNSFPLMAIPFFILAGVLMGKGGVSSRLLDLARALVGFLAGGLAMVTVTASMFFSAISGSGPAAVAAIGSFMIPSMKKNNYGHGFAAAITASSGSMGVLIPPSIPFVMYGITGSVSIGALFLAGIIPGIMVGVSLMILAYVISKKENYAGTGEVPTLKDVSKAFWNAKWALLVPVIILGGIYGGFFSPTESAAVAAAYAFLIGAFVYRELKWKDIYDSFAEAALINATTVIIIGFSISFAYVLTIEQIPVTIADFITGISESPFVILLIMLVVLLIVGMFIDTISAIVVLTPILLPIATEVGVDPIHFGVVMVLSLAIGFVTPPLGVNLFVASGVGNVHFESIVRAAIPMIIVMILCLVLVAGIPALSMFLPEIFE
- the htpG gene encoding molecular chaperone HtpG; the protein is MAKTAFKAESKRLLELMINSIYSHKEVFLRELMSNASDAIDKIYYRALTDDSLTFDKDQYYIKVTPDKENRTLQITDTGIGMTKDEMEDNLGIIAKSGSLAFKNETELEDGHDIIGQFGVGFYSSFMVADQVTVISKSLDGDEAYKWESEGTDGYSIEPHEKETVGTDIILKIKENGEEENYDDFLEEQGLKTVIKKYSDFIRYPIKMDVTVQQPKEDEEDEYEEYQEEQTVNSMVPIWKMNKNELTDEDYENFYAEKRYGFDKPLKHIHINVDGSIRYDAILFIPESAPPDYYTADFEKGLELYSSGVLIMDKSADLLPDYFGFVKGMVDSEDLSLNISREMLQHDRQLKTIAKNIKNKIKSNLQTMAKNDRESYEKFYKAFGRQLKFGVYNDFGMNKEDLQDLLMFYSSTEKKLVTLDEYVSRMPEDQTYIYYASGDSYDKIDKLPQTELVADKGYEILYFTEEVDEFAIKMLMNYKEKEFKSVSSSDLDIESDDDNAEEEEQENKEVFAAMKEAISDKVTDVKASKRLKSHPVVLSSDGEISIEMEKVLQSMPNNQGISADKVLEINVNHDVFKALQDAYDNDQEKLKLYTTLLYNQALLIEGLPVEDPVEFTNDMCKVMV
- a CDS encoding superinfection immunity protein, with protein sequence MIESLAVEMMNITGPFLLVAFLLLMVVIYMLPTIVTFARGLERKSSIAALNLLTGWTLAGWIVSFVWAVKEE